The DNA sequence ACAATTGAGGCATCCGAGGAATTCGAGGCTCTCTTGGTTTTGCCGGACCCCCTTGACGCATTGTTTGCTTAAAGTATTCGGATTCTGAATAACTAGAGAGGACAAAAAGAGAATTGTGTTTCATATAATGATGGAAAACCATATCTGCAATATGCATAGCTTAATTTTACTAAGAAATAAAATGCTATTTACTTTCGCTTCCGCTCTCTCTTTGGTGGTTCAATCCAATTATCACTAACAAGCTTCTTGAAGTCAACCTTGTTCTCGTCCTTCAGCACAAAAATAGCACACAAATTGCAGTAAGTTCCTACAGAATCCTTGCAGCAATACGAGCAAAGTACAAGCCGAATAGCCTATATTGGTTGAAAAACAAAGCACGAAGGAACCGCATTTACCTTCTCATCATCAAAATCATACAATTCGGCAGCTGCAAAAACCACATCAATATCagaattttacatttttaaattgtataattattaaagcaaaaaatatctatatttatgGGGAAGAATCCTTGTAAGTTATATGCATACTGTCAtccattttaaatttgattgcATCTTCAGTAAATTTCTTCATCTTGGCATCGAGCTCAGCAGTCGCCTCTTCTCCTTTTGCAATAATTCTGTCAATGTCCTCATCTGTAATTGTACTGTCCTTCGAACTGAAAACCATTTCAGCACCAAACCTCACCATCTGGAGCAGCTCATCTTTATTAACAGCTGCATGCACAAAAATGCAACAGCAAACCTTGATGTACAGACTTAAAAACATGACAAGATAAGACACTTTATCATGAGCAAAATGTGAAACTGCTTACTCTTCTGCTCTGCTAATCGTCCTTGCTGAATCACCAAAGCATCAAGTGCAAGCTTTTTATATGCCCTCTCAATCACTTTTTCCTCAATAGTATACTGTTCCATAAATCAACTACAATCAGAAAATTGACGTTTATTGTTATTACTTAGCttctcatttttcataataaatagaTGAAGGTGCAGACCTCCGTGCAAAACCGGAAGACTTGAACTTCTTTCTTTTGACCAATCCTGTGAGCACGGTCCTGTGCTTGCAGATCGACTTGTGGATTCCTGAGAAAATCCCAAGCTTCAACAAAACCACAAGTGAAGTAAAAGAAACGCACACATGCATACCAGCACCGACACAGCAACTccaacaaagataaaaaaaaaagatactcACCAGTCACTATCATAAAGAATGACAACATCTGCCGTAGCAAGGTTAATACCAAGGCCTCCAGCTCTAGTCgataataagaaaacaaatttcTCGCTTCCTGGCTTATTAAAAGCATCAATGGAAGCATCACGATCTTCTCCACCAGTATTACCATCAATCCGACAATATTGGTATCCACGAAACAATAAGTAATCTTCTAGAATGTCCAGAAGCCTTGTCATCTGAATACAAAAACCAATGACAACCACAGAATCAGAgacaggaaaaacaaaaaagacatgGCATCACACATGACTTtgcatatgaattttttttaaatggcatttgaaaaaatatatcacgAATCAGAAGTGTGTTGAATGTTGAATAAATATTAGAGCTGAACATAGTTATCAATAACATATGTAACAGTAGAATTTTCAAACTGACCTGTGAAAATATCAGGACCCTAGAATCACGCTCTTTTAGTTTCGGAAGCAGCTTATCCAACAAAACCATTTTACCTGCAAATGAAAATTATTGGTGATAGAGAGTTGGTCATTTGTCAATTGATAATCCCATATAAACTCAATGCCTTGTATAATCGATGGAGTACCGGCATTTGTAATAAGATGATCTCCTGTAGTGTAAGGAGGGCCAGGTTCAGCACCTTGAAAAAGATATGGATGATTACAGCATTTACGCAATTGCATTGCTATGTTCAGGAGGCGCTTACGTTCTCCGCCAGCATTAACAACCTCAAGATCTTTCTGCAGCAAAGCCTTGTAATAATGTTTCTGCATTTGTGACATGCCTACTTTAAGAATGGTTTCCTTCTTTGGAGGTAAACCTTTCTCAACATCTGACTTTAATCTTCGGAGGAGAAAAGGACGGAGGACCTTATAAATgcagaaaacaaaaactactTTGTCAGCTTAAAAGGTAGCATGTTCATGTGTGAGtgcaaaataaaacacattattGCTCCCCAACTGGAAGGTTTTTTCACCTACCTTATGCAGTTGCTGAACAACTTCCTGCTGATCATTTTCACCAGAAATTTGGAACCATTCATCAAAAGTTTCAGCAGAACTAAATATCTCTGGAAGAAGAAAGTTGAGAAGGGACCAGAGTTCATGGAGATTGTTCTGCACAATAACAAGATAACATCACACTTTGATTAAAGAAAACAGTACCCAGCAGTTAAATATAAAGTTCCAGAAAAGAAACTGATCACCAACTCCCCAAAGGTACTGAAATCAACTAAAATTCATGGAATGATATAGTTATGGCCCTCCCAGAGGTACAATAATACAAATGATGATGAATAACTCATCATGAAGATCATTAAGAATCTAAATTTCGGGATGACCTCAAAAGGTACTCAGAAAATATTGCGCAGTTAATTGAATCTTTTCTTCCCACTACATTTTTCTTCGCACTAAATATTGTGCAGACCAATTGAATCTTTTCTTCCTACTACATTTTTCTTCACACTAAATATTTTGCAGACCAAATTCTAATAGAAAAATATGCTGGTCTTCTCTACAGCCATTTTTTCGCCACTAATAAACTTAAATACTACAAAAATGTCATGGTCGCACAAACATAATaccttttttttaacttatattcTGAATGTAATGTCAACTTTCACTATAGCTTCAGGTAAAAGACACTGCATacatttgtaaaataattaacaaCCATATTTGCTTGAAGTCTGCATCACGACCAACATCACAACCATGTCTACTTTCAAGGATAACCAACAAGTTCAATGAACATGGATCCACATTTTTTAACATGTCAAGCTGGCAAGTATCCACACCAATGAAGATTACAATACATACCTGAAGTGGTGTGCCTGTTATGAGAAGACgataattagtattatatagcCTCATTGTTTTAGAAAGGAGGGAGTTCTCATTCTTGATCCTATGAGCTTCATCAATGATAATATAGCGCCAGCTGAAACGACGCAAGGAAGACTTCTCTTTAATTGCCATTTCAAAACTTGTTACACAGACATCAAACTTGCCAGCCACCAGTAAATTGTCACGTATATGActctgcaaaaagaaaaaaagaaaatgactaaCTATTAAGCAAAAAGGTTCTGGTGACCACACTACACTAATTCGGGAGAGCAAAATGACTCACTCTTTCTTCAGGATTTCCAAGAAACTTTACGGCACGTAAAACTGGGCAAAAACGCCGAATTTCATTCATCCAATTGCCAAGAGTAGATTTTGGCGCAACTACCATATGAGGGCCAGTAATTCCTCTGAACTCATGCAAATATCCCAATAAGGAGATGGTTTGCAACGTTTTACCAAGGCCCTGGATGAATAAATCATCAACTtatcaccatatcatatcaagtaAACAGAAGCAATGTAATCTCTTATACGTGAGAAAATACAGCTTGAAGGACCAAGGCATAAAGTAAGTGATCCTATAGAGAAATCAGACAAAATAAGTCAATTCTAAAAGGCACAATTGTGTGCATACCATTTCATCAGCAAGGATTCCGTTTATACCATTTTCATACAGTCGTATAAGCCAGTTTAAGCCAGCAAGTTGGTAGTCCCTCATCTTCCCCTGTATACCTGAAGAAATGAATCGatagataaagaaaaatcaGGCTAATCAGCACACAAATAAATACTGCACTGCGAGCAGAAAATATCATCATTAACAGGAGATAATCTCTCTAACAGATGAGCAAATCCTAAAAAACatacaacaaaaatctcaaactaGCACATGGCTAATAACAGCCAATGAATACCTGAGAAAAATGGGgacaaaacaattaaaaaattcttcATGAATCGCTTTTGCCACCTTGTGCTTGGGAACCAAGGTCgtttgagacaaaatatataatatataaaaaaaacatacatttAGTGAGTTCACACTTCCAGACACCAAGAGCTACAGTCATCTAAACATAGTAGTGATTTAAAACGAAGTAATtggacaagaaaaaaaagataaaaatgtgcCAAAGCAGAAATCTTAGTAATGATGAGGAAAATGACCAAAaaaacacacttttttttttttgacatttttatggaaaaaaattaaaaaagtaaaaacaattgACTAACATATCAACAAACCATTTACCaacagatgaaaaaaaaaaaaatagagagagatagagtcaCAACAATTTGAGGGCAGCCCTAAAAGGGATAGCCGAGTCATATAGATAAACAGATGGCACATACAAGAGGGTTGAGTCACCAGCCGTGTGTTTCCTGTCCCAGATAGACCATCCTCTTCCTCCTTTAGacattcttcatcttcttcctcttcagtTACTTTTGATGCATGGCGGCCCCTACATAATAAAGATGGAACAAACATCACTAATGAAGATTGAAATGCTAATGGATGACACAGCAGGCCAAACCAAATTGTCTCCACCtagaacttataaaaataaattgtctcCACCTATAGGTTTTCTAGATAGACAATGCAGCTAGCACAGGTGGCTCGTTATATCTACATGCCATTTTGATTTGAACCTGTGTTGGAATGaaatatatctcaatttaaCATAGATTCAACTAAAAATGACATGTTCTAGTGAAATACAATAATTCCAACACACTCCAAAAAACTAGCTGTTATTTTAATCCACTCAAACTTCCAACAGGCTCACTCTACTTGAAATCCCAGGTTCTAATCAGCCATTGAGCTTTACATCACCGCAGGGCCATACTCACATAAAACAGATTCAtgtccaaaatcaaattttgaacATATCGCCCATAAGGGTTGTGCAGGCAACAATAACAGCTAAAACAATACCAAACACGAAAAGATTTGTATGGCAAAAGAACCTATTCTCGGATgagattgtataaaaaattagatgTAAACAAGCGAGAGTAAAACATTTCCTTAGGATCAATGGAGGTGGACAATACACGTGATTCATTTAAGAGACCAGGAGTTATACCTTCCTTTCGACTTCTTTTGAGATGCAGATTGATCACCTTTGGCAAAATGCGCAAACAACTCAGTTTGCTGCAGGAGATACTTCAAGCGCCCATGTCCCTTATTGTTCtgcaattaaaataaaactgcCTGTCATATTCAATAGTCTATAAATTACGCAGAGCAATATAAGTCCCATATATGAGGTGCGCACCATATCCGCATCAATTGCAGCATTTTGAGCGTCCAGAATTTCCTGAAtcttttgtttcttcattttctgcATTTCTTTGAGTCTGGCCCTCTCACGCTTGCTAATTTCGGCATTGGACATATCCTTTTCATCCTGTAAGTAATCCCGAAAGGATATGCAGAAGATAAAGGTTCTACACGAAATGATGACACTGAAAATGCCGACTTGAGAACAAATAACAGAGCGAACTTtcactttattatttattaacgATATTGAGCTACTTAAAAgtgatagaaattaaaaaaacaaaaaagagatagaaattaagaaacaaacaaattgataaGCAAGAGATGAACTAATACTTGAAAACCTTCGATTGTCCATCATCTAGACCCAATGCGACAACGCATAAGCTTAAGTTAGCATTATACTCCAGTATTGCTTGATCCATGTATTCAATATGTCAAAGGCGCTCTAGCGCAACAGGTTCCAGAATAAACCGTAGCGAACAGAGGCAAGCCACCCTTAGATCCAACAAACAGAAAGTAAAAGACACGTACGCGCTTTGTCGATGGCATGATCATAATTACCTCATATTCTTCGTCGGCATCGCCGTCCTCGGGGACGGCGTCGTCGTCCGAGGCAGGAGAGTTGTCTTCGTCGGAGCCGGCCGAGCGAGCCACGGCCTCGAGCTcctcctcgtcctcctcttcGTTGACCTGCTCATTGAcctgctcctcctcctcctcctcctccgacGACGACGAATTCGAGCCGTTGGATAGGGCTTCATCAGATGACGCCTGTGGCTTCGATGGCTTCGCCATGGGTTCGGTTTCACTCGGATCGAGGGTTTTCGTTCGTGCGTGCGAGTGTTTCAACTACTTGCGTCCGTATGTGTGCGCGATAAAACAGACCGACTTTTTAATTTTAGCCCACTTGGGCCACATCcaaatgaaaatggaaatgaagGTTGGAGAAATTTATAGCCGTTCGATCGGTAAAGTGAAGATGTGCGGCTCGAAAGCGTCTGGGTCTGGAAAAGAATATGGGAAATTTTCCCGCCAACGTTAGGGCAATGTGTATTTCCCGCCTACCGGCCTCCGACCGGTGGCTTTCGGCCTGTGGTAGCTCGTAATCCGATTGTATTTCTATATTCAGTGGTGCGGTGATTCAAGTTTATTttgagataatatatataaatatttatttttttcgatCCATTTTACGAGCTCTATAAAAGtgcatattcttttattttatctttataaaattcTGTTTTAAAATagcatatttatgtaaaataatagtatttttataatatttttttaaaatataattaaataaaaaattataaaaatatcatgcctctatcatttttctttcaacgGTACCACGATTATGTCGTTAAAATTTAAGTAATACTACACAACTTTCTAACctctatacatcatattttttaaaattttttaaaattttttttaattattttttgagtttattctttttaaattaattcaattcttttatttattatttttatattaaatatttgataaaaaaaataataaaaattaaacaaaatataatatataaaaattaaaatttaagggGAACTCGTTTCTCGAAATAAATTAACCAAGCAACAAATTAGTTCAAGCCCAAGACCAAAACCGAAAACATATTCTCCGGGTTGGGCTTGGGCTTTGTCTTGGGCTTGGGCTCAGTAGAGGCCCTTATCTGAAGTCCAAAATCTCACCGAAACCGACTGCCCGAAAGGGACAACTGAACTTCAacgaaacaaaaaagaaaaacgcaCATCAGCACGTGCAGttctaaggccttgtttgttttccaaaaacatctcatctcatctcatctcatctcacctcatcattacaacttttttaaatccctacacaaaataaaataaacaattcaactttttcaaatcccaaaacaataataatattaaaaaatatattctaccaatattttattcaactttttaactttaatctcaactcatctcatctcatctctgaaaacaaacgagccctaaactTCTACGGTTTTTGCGTTTAGATTAGAGAAACCCACCCACCACCGGCTTATTTCGGTAGCGGTACTATTCTTTATCGGTGTCTATTCCTCAATTAGACATTGCTTTCTGTACGGACCAAGTCTGAAGCAAAGGATCGGAGCAGCCGTTAGTTGCAGCCTTTCCCACCTCTACGGGCACGATCCGGTCGTCTCTGGAGCTCCGATTTCACCGTGCAAGTGGGTGGTCTAGGTTTGTTTTCCGTGCCATATTCACGGTCAATTCGAAATGTAAACCTAAATTTGttgttaattatgttattttggtGTCGTTTTCAGAAAATAGGAggaagaaatatttaattaagatTTGTTGGTTATCGATTCTaatattaattgtttttctctccttttttttggaCAGATTAATGGGAAAGCGGAGGTGGTTGATATCGgcaatatttatatacttaattgCTTTCTCTATTGGGAGAGGTAACAAAGGGAACTTTCTAATCAATGttctctcaatttattttcttttaaatttcataagaTTCCGTAGTTCTGTATTTCATTTGAAGTCGTAATGATACCGTGTGAGCATGTTCACTTTTAATTCCAGGCTAATTAGATGAATGCTTTTGTGAGAAACTTATATGTACATTTGGAGGTGTTAATATGTATTGATTTTCTTTCGAGCAATGTTGGGTTCTTGGATTATAGGTGCAAGTATAGTTGCTGGGTTACTAATAATAAAAACGTATTGTTGCTGGGTGATGGAAGTAGTTAATTATACTCGGGGAATCGGAAGCTTCGAGTAGTGattttgactattttttttaattaagtgataTTTGATTAACCTGACCAGGCTTTACTCAATACTTGTGGCTTTCAATCGAAGGAGACAAATCAATTAACCATGATTTTCTCACATATAGAGTTAATTATTTAATCTGGCATTTGAAATTTGGACAACCGGGATTAGCCTAAAGTCAGCAAGCTTCAGTTGGTCAAGCCTATTGGAGACTTTATTATACACCTCATTGCACGCATGTGTAATTATCCTTGTTGAGGGCCATACTACTTTAAATTGTGTGTGCTGCCATTTCTAAAGCACGCTGTTCCTATAACGGATGTACTCTATAACATATCATAATGAAGTTTCCTGGTTTACTTGCAGAACTCAGGGTCAGGGAGGATCATAGCTCCATTTATAATCATACCCTGGCCAGGATATTGGTGTCGTATGCATCTGCAGTAAGTTACAGGGGAAATTTTTAGAAGATCATCAGTGGTTGGATAATAGATTAATGTCCTTAGTGTAGTCACACCATTTGCCATGTTAAACAGTTACATTTCCTTAGTGTAGAGGTCAGCATCTTAGTGTTTCAAGTCTTTCTAGTTTGAGTAATGCGAGACACAGACTTAGGGTGTGCAAGCCCTGCTCACTCCCTTCGAAAAAAATGGAGGCTCACCAATAAAAGGTGggttttttcatgtgggtctcagaTTTGCCCacctttttcaaaaagagtgtgcGGGACTTGCATACCTTAGGACTGCACAAATCATTTCCCTTCTAGTTTAACAAGATTTACTTGGAGGGAGACGCATTCTCAAATAAGAGGTGGCATTTAACGTTGAGAGAGGTCCCATATGAGGTTTGagctcagtttttttttttttttttttttggacaagtGTTTTTGAGCTCAGCTTTAAATTAGCAGAATGTTGGGATAGACAAGTCAATTTCTCCAATGTAGTTTCTGCCCAAGCCACAGATGACCAGTTGATCCTGGTTTAAATGGAGAGAATGAACTATTTAGTTATTTCTACCAAAATAATTAGACTAGATTATGAAATTTCCTTAGTTTTGTGTTGCTTGAAGCCTTGAACTAAGATGATCTCGTTTTTCTTTATAATGCAACTGCCAAGACTTTTAGCATCAAATAATATAGCCAAGAGATTCTATAACATGAAATTGGTGACCCAAAGAAGCTTTTGCTCTTGCAGGTGTACGTAGCAGATTTGACAGAGTTATTTACTTGGACATGTGCAAGATGTGATGGTTTGATCAAGGTACTTAGATTGATATTATCCTCTCCCTATGTTTAGGTGATTGCAAGAGTGGGTTTTGAGTTTTGTAAATGCTAGAGGATGGTGTTTTGCCACTTTTCCTACTAAAACGGCTAGACTGGTGCTTTTTTAAATGGAAACAGGGATTTGAAGTCATAGAGTTAGTTGTTGACATTCAACACTGCTTACAGGTGCATGATCTTAGCATGCTGGCATTTAAATTAGCATCTCCTTCCTGGTCTTATcttgttatttgtttacttgaGTTTTCTTTGGGCATTGATATTACTATGCCTACCCACTGCAGGGCTTTGTTGGAGTGGCAAAAGATCTTAATGCTATCGTAATTGCGTTTAGAGGAACTCAGGAACACAGGTAGATATTCTGATGGCTTATCTAGTAGTAATTTATGTTCAATGATGTTTTTCGACCTTGACTGGTGAATGGAATAGGAAAAAGGGTTTGTTCATGAGTTGTGATGATTGGCTGACAGCCACACTGCATACTATTTGGCCCCAAAAACTAAGAGatggaattaattaaaaagaaaaggaaagaaaaagaataaaaaaacaagagtgTATTCCCatatgattaaacaaaaatttgcCACATATGATTTGCACAAGCATGTCATCACACAAGCACAagattataaagagatttttgtGTGCATGGTTTTGAATTTCACTTACCTACGCTGATAGTTATATGTCTTCATTGGATTTGTGAAAAATGAATGGATTGGTTTTTGGAAGGGTTCCCTAAAGCCCATAAAGTTGACTCATTGACTTGTTACCCCCAAAAAAGGTCCTAGGCTGATATACACAAGTTCAAAATCACAAGACCTTGTTAGATGAAATTGAAGATAACTTCAATTCTTTTTGATCTTTCCTTCCACAGTGCCACTTTGTTCCTCCAAAAATAGCTCCATTCCATTTACTCCCTTGAGAAATGTATGCTAGTCAATACCTCAAGTTATGACCTGCCTGAAAGAGTGTCCCCTTTCAACTCTCGAATTATCTGTTGGCTGAGGTGCCTGGATGATCCTTAAAGCTATATCTATTCAAAAGCATTAGTTTTAATAATTCAATTGGTGTCTTGTtgattgtttgtgtttgttttaaATCTAATTCACTTGGCATTCCAAGCTAGTATGCTAAGTGTGGTATGCTCAGATGATGTTCTCTAGTTGATGAGATTTACTGGCAAAATGATTGGTACGTGAAGGGAGAAATAGTAAATCATTTCaatcaaaatcatttcaactttcACTATGAAACTGGGTTTGCCCAGAGGCCCCCTGGGTTTTCATCTTCCCTGAATCGGTTGCTGATTAACAGTTGAACTGCATGTGTACAGCATAATGAATTGGATTGAAGACTTGTATTGGAAACAGCTTGACTTAAACTACCCTGGCATGGATGATGCAATGGTTTGTATTGCAGAAATGTTTTGTCATATTTATATTGGAGTTAAAAAGTATGAACTCCCAGTAATGTTTTATTCTTTGTAGGTGCACCATGGATTTTATTATGCTTACCACAACACAACTATACGCCCTGCAGTTTTAAATGCTGTTAAAAGGGCAAAGGAGTTGTATGGAGAAATTCCCATTATGGTGACTGGGCACTCAATGGGAGGGGCAATGGCCTCCTTTTGTGGAATTGATCTAAAGGTAATCAGTTTTCTTGATACAACTGGGAAGTTTTTTGCATGCTTCATGGTTTCAATTGTCTCCATTGCTGTGAAGTTCTTTACAAATGCTCTATGGGTTTGAGCTGTGCTTTTCTATGATCAATTTGGAGTCAAGAGTCTTAGCATTCATGTGTCCTTTGACAGTAGTGTGTGACATGGAAATTGTGACCTGATACTTTGACATGTGTACATGTTTGTTGGACTGACCTTCACATTTTTTGTCATCTGGTCCAAATGCCTGCTTGGATCATTGAGTTAAATATGCCTTTGCTATCCAGTTGTTATACCTTGTGCTGTGCAGTtacattgaagttttttttgGGTGATTAACCCATACGGGCAGATTTTCACTTCACCTGGCCCCTAGTCACTGATGCTGCAGCTGGCGAATATGGAATGTATTGATTCATTGAACCCAATAACATGTTGCTCAACTCCAACACCTCATTATTGACCCAAAAAAGGTCAAGTAAAATGGGTTTAGAAATAGAGAGAGACCAAGCTGAAGGCAGAGATGATGAGGGATAGTGAGAGACAAAGATGAGAGGATAGAGAAAGAGACTTTACTGGTGGGAGACGGGGCAGAGTGATGAGAGGAGCTGCGTGAGATGGCATGTGGACTGATGGTGGACTGGTGGCAACGGCAAGGCAACTTAAAGGACTCGTGTTTAGCAGCGAGTCAGCAAAGAGAATGAGTACTGAGAGGCAACAGAGAGGAGGGGAAGACTCATGCAAAGCGGATGGGAGTGGAAGAAAAAGgagataaaaagtaaaaaccctAACAGTGagatgtgatttgtgattattatctatattatatagatatattttataaatatataaaccccTGGGCGGGTTTTTATCAAGCCGGTGCTTAATCAACCCGCCCACCCCTTGCCCTTAGTAGAATTTATATAAGACCTtactgatgaaaaaataataatttatttaaggtCCGCTCGTGGTAAAGGACAGAGAATCTATCCCTATGGGACAGGCAATCCAGGTAGCGGATTAACACTGCCCAACCCCAGTTTAATGTGTGTGGAAGTTGTGGTACTCCAATTTCTTCTTTAGCAATAGTTGGCTCGTATGTCACATAATCTATTAGAAATAGtttacttattataaaaaatctacttattaaaaaaaagcataCTATAAAGAGTTAAATTAAAGtacttttattcatttcttttttttactcaTTTGAAGTATATAGGCTCAATATTTGTTGGTTCAAGTATATGTGGATTTCAAACATTGAGAGCCTGTAATGAAATGAAGTCCTGAGACAATTACTTGATCTCTTTCCGCTGCTTGATGTAACTGTTTCTTCACAGGTTAATCATGAGGCCCAGAATGTTCAAGTTATGACATTTGGACAACCTCGTATTGGCAATGCAGTTTTTGCATCTTACTACAACAAACTTGTCCCGAAAACAATACGAGTCACAAATGATCGTGATATTGTGCCTCATTTACCTCCATACTATTACTATTTTCCTCAAAAGACATACCACCACTTCCCAAGAGAGGTAGAGTTTGCTGACTGAAGTgacaaaacatttattttctgttctctctctttttttttttatttttttttttttatgccttGTTTACTTCCTACCTGTTTCTTGATTCTAGGTTTGGCTTTACAACATTGGATTGGGAAGTCTTGTATATAAAATTGAGAAGGTCTGTGATGGTACTGGGGAAGACTCATCCTGTAGCAGGTTAGCCTCTAGCCCTCTCTTATGATCCATATTTTACAGTCTTTAGCTTTCCATGATAGAGTTCTGGAAGTTCAATACTAACAGTCTTGTCAGAACAGCTGCTACAAATTATTTGGCTATTTTGTGCAGGTCAGTGACTGGTACCAGTATCTCAGACCATTTAGTTTATTATGGTGTCGAATTAATGTCCGGAGTACCAGGAACGTGTAGAATTGTGATGGATCCTCTCATTGCAGAGTACGGCACAAGGGATCTTAGCGGAAACTTTGTCTTGTCCAGAGTTCCTACTACTCCAGCTATAAGATTGAATACAGAAGCAGGAATTGAGGGCAGATCCATATTGAATTAATTTGGTCATAATAGATAGCATGATCTCTCTTGCAAGATATCTTAGAAAGTACAGATTTGGATTGACACCCTGTACAAGtgtattcactttttttttgtatttaggGCCCCTTCCGTAAGGTCCTAAAGCTGAATATTAATGTTGCTAGGGACTGGGACTGGgaatggaaatggaaatggaaatgggaaagaatttgtgtatatatgaaTTGTGTACATCTTCATCATTGTTAATATGATCCAACGTTGTTTTCAT is a window from the Juglans regia cultivar Chandler chromosome 7, Walnut 2.0, whole genome shotgun sequence genome containing:
- the LOC108995083 gene encoding lipase-like isoform X2, with the protein product MGKRRWLISAIFIYLIAFSIGRELRVREDHSSIYNHTLARILVSYASAVYVADLTELFTWTCARCDGLIKGFVGVAKDLNAIVIAFRGTQEHSIMNWIEDLYWKQLDLNYPGMDDAMVHHGFYYAYHNTTIRPAVLNAVKRAKELYGEIPIMVTGHSMGGAMASFCGIDLKVNHEAQNVQVMTFGQPRIGNAVFASYYNKLVPKTIRVTNDRDIVPHLPPYYYYFPQKTYHHFPREVWLYNIGLGSLVYKIEKVCDGTGEDSSCSRSVTGTSISDHLVYYGVELMSGVPGTCRIVMDPLIAEYGTRDLSGNFVLSRVPTTPAIRLNTEAGIEGRSILN
- the LOC108995083 gene encoding lipase-like isoform X1, whose protein sequence is MGKRRWLISAIFIYLIAFSIGRELRVREDHSSIYNHTLARILVSYASAVYVADLTELFTWTCARCDGLIKGFEVIELVVDIQHCLQGFVGVAKDLNAIVIAFRGTQEHSIMNWIEDLYWKQLDLNYPGMDDAMVHHGFYYAYHNTTIRPAVLNAVKRAKELYGEIPIMVTGHSMGGAMASFCGIDLKVNHEAQNVQVMTFGQPRIGNAVFASYYNKLVPKTIRVTNDRDIVPHLPPYYYYFPQKTYHHFPREVWLYNIGLGSLVYKIEKVCDGTGEDSSCSRSVTGTSISDHLVYYGVELMSGVPGTCRIVMDPLIAEYGTRDLSGNFVLSRVPTTPAIRLNTEAGIEGRSILN